The genomic segment GTCTGAGATATTGTGGCTTGAGGCTCCGTTGACCTATAGAGCCTGACAATGAGCCTGTTATCGGTTTCTATTTCGGTTTTGTATTCATCACTCAAGGCATTATTCAGTAAGGAGGGATTCTATGAATCGCTATAAACTTGCATTCACCACAATTGCGGCACTCTCATTGGTAAGTGCGTTCGCCTGGGCTGGCACGGATCAGATCAAGCTTTATGAAAAACCATCGGCATCTTCTCATGTGATTGAGTCGCTGCATCCTGATGCGCCACTGGTTTCCATTTTTCAGAAGGCAGACTGGGTCAAGGTAGGTGATCCGAGCAATGGCAACACCGGCTGGATTAAACTCGATAGCCAGCCTCAGAAAAATGATCAGTCAACGAAAACCATCAAGACCAAAAATGGCACCAGGACCTTTACCAAGGGGGTCGTACAGACACCCCAGGGGCCGATGCACTATGAAATTGTTCAATACCAGGGCAAGCCGGTCTCAGGTCAATCACAAGCTAAGCTGTTTAAAACATTGCAGGCAGAGCAGCTGAAGATGAATGACATCTTTGCCAACTCCTGGACCGATATGGACAAGATGCAGACCAACATGGTCAAGTATATGGCTCAGCAGCAAAAGCAGATGAACCAACTGGTTAAGGAGTTCAATCAGCCCGCGAAAGCCTCATCATAAGCTGCAGCATTGGTCTAAGCGGTGATCTGAGTGTCATGATCGCCGCTTGTTGATACTTATCTTCTGCTCTTGCTCCATTGCCTGGTGCTAACGTGCGCAGAAGCTGGCCTGAAGGAGGTTGGTCAGCACAAAATTTGAGCACTGGTTGTGAACCAGAGGGGAATGGGAGTTCCTGTATCTGATCCATCTCCGAAGTGATAGGGGGAGGTTGTTATGTTTCTCTTGCTTTCATCACTGTCGCTTTACACCAGGCCGAAGCTTCTTCGTGGGACTTGAAAAAGCCATACTCAACGTCAGACGAATGTTGATTCTCGGACATCAAATTTCCCAGCATCACTTTATCGATCACTGTTGCCTCGCAAACTAATCCATGATGGGATAAATGCACTCTTGCCTCTTCAAATATGGCCCAGGATTCAGGGGTACAAAGCTCCCAGTTTCGACTATCAACAATGATGCCCCAAGGCTTGCCTGCGAACAGTGATGCCTCTCGTTTCACGGTCTCAGCTAACATCATGGCCGTTACCTCATTCCATGCGCCATAACCAGTAAAAGAGATGAAGTATTCAGATCTCTCGTAATCAAAACTTCCATGTGGTTTTTTACCCTCTGTCCCCATAGTCAGGTCCACCGCCGATAGAGTATGCCGACGGTATAAGGTTAGCCAGAAATAGAAGAAGATCCCAGTGGCTACAGGACTTATGCTTTACCCAGACTTGAACTGCCAAAAGTTCGATTGAGTATCTGGGGGAGAACTGGGTTTTGTCGTCTTTCCCACTGAGCTCAAGTGTCGGTGCCATGCCCGGGGGTAACCTTTGCGCCCATCGCAGATATCAGGATCATCTTCGGTTTACTTCTCATACTTGTTAGTCATACTTAAAATATTCTCATTCGCATTAAATTAAATCATTGTGGATAAGCAACACGGTTCATCGAGCCTTAGGGTCTGTGAGGGGATCTTAGTTCAGGTAGCGCAGGGGGCCTGGAACCTGCCTATGGCCGAGGAGTACGCAGCAGAGGCAAAGCAATTAATCATTGAAGAACTGCCGCCACAATGGGTTCTGCTTGTTGATCTCAGGCAGTGGGACTATTGCCCTCCCGAAGTCTGGGAATATTTCAATGGTGTGTATGAGTGGTATGCCGATCACGGCATGATCGCCGAAGGGATCGTCAGCACCCGGAAAATGATTAACCACTTTGTCACTCAGTTGGATAAATACCGGCCTATCCCTTGTGGCCAGTTTTTTTCAGAAGATTACGAAGAGGTGCGTCAATGGTGTCGCGATCAGCTTAACAGCTACAAGAGGTCGAGCAATGGCTAATCAGGGTAAAACTCAGGTACTACTTACGTTTGTGGCTTCCCCCGACAAGGTAGATCGGCTTAACACGCTGTTAAAGCTACACGGCGAATGGATCAAAAAGACGCACCACAGGGAAGGCCCTAAGGCTCTGCTGTCCTATGAGCTTTCCAGCGGCCCGGAGCTATCTAACCCTCTCGACGCGGCATCTGAGCCCACTGGGAATACGCGCTATGTGCTCAATGAAATTTACGAAACCCCGGAGGGGATTGAGGATCATTGGAAACAGGCGATGGAGAGCTTCCCCGAGGTGATGGATCTTGTTGGCTTGGTGTCTACCTGTTCCCCGCAAACTCTCCATGCCGGAGAGATCAAGCACTCGCTGTGGTAATGGCAGTCAAAGGGGAGGTTCATTTCTTCCCCTTGCCCGAGCCAGTTGTAGAAGCGGACCAACAAGGGGCGGTAATAGGAAGATATCACTTTGTGATAGCTGAGCATCTTGTATAGGGCCTCGGTTATTATCGCTCAACCTCTGATCAGAGCCATATGCTATTGCTAACCTCTTCGATGGCCATGAAGATCTGGTTTATCATACGGATGAACAACCGATGAGGGTCTATCTATGCTTTCTGCTGTTTTATGTGATGACGGTAAGCACCGTTGCAAATGGTCACTTTCTGCCCCTGAGTTTGTGGATTATCACGATCAGGAGTGGGGATTCCCTGAGGATGACGATTACCGACTCTACGAGAAAGTTTGTCTCGAGAGTTTTCAGTCTGGGCTTAGCTGGCGAACGATCTTAAACAAGCGTGAGAATTTCCGGTCTGCTTTCCATAATTTCGACTTTAACAAGATCGCCCGATTTGATGAGTCCGACATCGAGCGGCTGATGTTGGATGAGGGAATCGTGCGTAACCGCAAGAAGATCGAGGCGGTGATTAACAACGCAAAGCGCGCTCAGGAGATGGTGAAGGAAGAGGGGTCTCTCGCTGCATTCTTTTGGCAGTTTGAGCCTACAGACCCGAACCGGGCCATAGCCTCGACCTCTCCCGAATCGATCGCAATGGCAAAGGCCCTTAAAAAGAGAGGATGGAAGTTTGTTGGCCCAACCACGGCTTATGCCTTCATGCAAGCCATGGGCATTGTCAACGACCACAACCAGGACTGTGTGTACTGGGAAAAGGTCGAAGCTGCCAGAAAGGCGTTCAAACGTCCCTAGAATTTGTGGCTTCCCATGGACTTCTGAGATTGGCAGATCAAGTTGGGGGGACCGAAAAAGAGTGCTGCCACATACCACATATAGATAGGTTGAAGTGGTGCGGGCCCAAGCTCGCGGCTTTTCAGCCTAACCCTTTACTTATGCTTCGTCCGGTTTGGTCGATACTTAAGATAGAAGTAGAGAGGTGATGCTATGCCAAACCAAGATATGCTCATTCCGATAATGCCCCGGCCGCCAGCCAAGCCTGGTAGCGGTGAGATCAAAAGAGAAGTCAATAAGATCAATAAAAAGCAGAAGATCAAAGAGGGCGAAGCCAGTGCCGGAACTCAGAAGCACCGTCCGGAGCAGCAGAGCGTCGAGACGCCCAAAGAGGATAAACAGGATAAGGGGGGCATTGACACTTACGCCTGAGTCTTTTCAATTGTGAGCGCTCAGGTATAATCTTGGCTTTTCATGGTTGGGGCCGGCTTTGGTCAGTTCACTCTTTGCTTCTGACGGGCCTTTGGCTCGTAACATCTCAAAATTTTCACCTCGTAAGCAGCAGACCCAGATGGCTGAAGCGGTTGCCAAGGCGATCGAGCAGCAGCAATGCCTGTTGGTTGAAGCTGGCACCGGGACAGGGAAAACCTTTGGTTACCTGGTGCCCCTGCTTAAATCCGGCAAAAAAGTGGTGATCAGTACCGGCTCCAAGGCTCTGCAGGAGCAGCTTTTTTTAAGGGATCTTCCGGCGATCACCAAAGCCCTTGAGATCTCGGAGCCAACGGCCCTGCTTAAGGGGCGCTCCAATTATCTCTGCCTTGAGCGTCTTGGACGCTTTGCGATGCAGGGGGAGTTTCAGACCCGTGAGCAGGCTGCCGAGATCACCCGGGTGAAACGTTGGTCTCAACACAGCAAAGATGGGGATGTGAGCGGGATCCCCGAGCTTCGGGAAAACTCCGATATCCTGCCATTTATCACCAGCACCAATGATAACTGCCTGGGGCGAGAGTGCAGCCATTACGAGAGTTGTTATCTGGTTAAAGCCAGACGCAAGGCAATGGAGGCACAGCTGGTGGTGATCAACCACCACCTGTTTTTTGCCGATATATCGGTTAAAGATACGGGCTTTGGTGAGTTGCTCCCGGATGCGGGTGTTTATCTGTTTGATGAGGCGCATCAGCTCCCGGAGATTGCCACCCAGTATTTTGGCAAAGCCCTTTCCAGTCGTCAGGTATTTGAGCTGTGTAAAGAGATCACCATCGCTTATCGCACCGAGGCCCAGGATAGCAAGCAACTTGGAAAGGCTGCCACCCACCTTGAGAACGCAACTCGTGATATGCGACTGGCCTTTGGGCGGGATAACAACCGGGGTGAATGGTTTGAGCTGCTCGCCAGCGGCAGCCTCCAGGGCCCCATCACGCGCTGGCACGATGCCTTTAACCTTTGTTATGAGCTTCTCAAGCTTCAGCTCGGACGAGGTGAGGTGCTGGATCGCTGCTTCGAGCGGGTAGTCGAGTTTCGCACTCTACTCGATCAGCTCGATGGTCAGCGCCAACCCGGCTACTGCTGCTGGTACGAGAGCCATGGCCAGAACTTTTCGCTGAATATCACGCCACTTTCGATCGCCGAGCGCTTTTCCCAGGAGATCGAAAAAGAGAATGTCAGCTGGATCTTCACCTCGGCGACCCTCACGGTGGATGAGCGTTTTGATCTCTTTACCCGGGAGATGGGGATAGAAACTTACCAGCAGCTGATCCTGGGAAGTCCCTTCGATTATCAGAATCAGTCGTTGATGCTGCTACCCCGCTACCTGCCGCCGGCTAATCAATATGGGCGGGGCAAACTACTGGTCAAGCAGATGTTGCCCCTGTTTGAGACTGTGCGTGGCGGGATCTTCTTTTTGTGTACCAGCCATCAGCTGATGCAGGAGGTGGCCGGGGTGTTGCGTGATACCTGTTCACGCAATGTTTTGCTACAGGGTGAGGAGAGTAAACAGCGGCTGCTCAAACAGTTTACCGAGGACGGGAAGGCGATTTTGGTGGCAACCGCCTCTTTTTGGGAGGGAGTTGACGTTCAGGGGGAGGCCCTGAGCTGTGTGGTGATCGACAAGCTGCCCTTTAGCTCCCCGGATGACCCCCTGATGAAAGCCCGGGTTGATGATTGTCGAATGGCAGGGGGCGATCCTTTTGCCGAGCTGCAACTACCCAAGGCGGTGATCGCTCTAAAGCAGGGAGCCGGGCGGCTGATCCGTGATGGCAGTGACACCGGAGTGCTGGTACTCTGTGATCCCCGGCTGGTGAGCCGTAATTACGGACAGCTATTTCTTAAGAGCCTTCCTCCCATGCCAAGGACTCGGGAGCGGAGTAAGGCACAAGATTTTTTTCATTCACTAGATAAAGCAACAAGAGAGTTTGAGCATGAGTAAAATTCTGGCAATCGATACAGCAACCGAGGCATGTTCCGCCGCCCTAATGGTGGGAGAGCAGGTTTTAACGCGCTGTGAGGTCGCACCCCGGGTTCATGCTCAGCGGATCCTACCCCTGGTGCAGTCTTTGCTGGATGAGGCGGGCCTATCTCTGGGGGAGCTCGATGCTCTGACCTTTGGGCGTGGACCGGGTAGTTTTACCGGGGTGCGCATCGGTATCGGAGTAGCCCAGGGCCTGGCATTTGGCGCCGAACTTCCGCTGCTCCCTGTCTCTAATCTAGCGGCTCTGGCCCAGGGGATGCACAGGATCTGTGGTGCCGACAGGGTGATGACTGCCATCGATGCCCGGATGAGTGAGATCTACTGGGGACGTTACGAACTTGATGCTCAGGGCTTAATGCGCTCGCTGGAGGAAGAGCTGGTGGTTCCGCCTCAGCTTATTCATGAGCGCCTCCCTGAGCAGGGCAAGGAGTGGCAGCTGGCTGGCACAGGTTGGGAGGCTTACCCAGAGCTGATGCAGACCCTGACCGGTCATTCACTTGAGGGCGAGTATTTGAGACTTCCTGAGGCGCAGGATCTATTGCCACTGGCTGTGGATGCGCTGGCCCGGGGAGAAACTGTGTCTGCCGCAGAAGCAACCCCGGTTTACCTGCGTGACAAGGTCACCTGGAAAAAGCTTCCGGGACGGGAGTAATTAAAGATTGAGTTGATGGAATTGTGGTGTGGCACGGCCGCACCCTGACAGGGAGCTGGTAATGAAATACGCGGTGTCATTTGTTTTTCTGCTTTTAATGATCTCCTTCAGGCTATGGGCGGCAGAGAATTGCAATGATGCTGCAAATACCCTGGCGATTAACCAGTGTATGGCGAAACAGAGTCAACAGGCGGAACGCCTGTTGGATAAGTATTTCGAAGCGAGCCTTAAGCGCTGCCGGGAGAATGATAAGCTTAGTCTAGCGACTTCCAAGGAGAAAAGCGCTGCCAAGGGACTGCAACAGGCGCAGTCCCAGTGGTTGAGCTATCGCAAGGCCCAATGTAGCGCCGTTTATCAGTACTGGGCCGATGGCAGCATTCGCAACGCCATGTATCTTCAATGCATGCTGGATCTGACTCGCCAGCGTACTCACTATCTGTGGCAGACCTACCTGACCTATATGGACTCGACTCCGCCCGCTCTCCCGGATCCAAAGTCGTAACTTTGTAGAGACTAACAGCTTGGGGGGCCGAGCAGAAGTTCACCCTCGATCGGGATAAAGCGACTTGCCGAATCGATGAGGGATTTAGCGGTGAGCTGCGGGACGCCGTAAACCTCAACATCTACTCCGAATTTATCCCGCAGCTTATCTGCCAGCAGTGAAAAATCCCCATCACCCGAGACCAGCACCACCAGATCAACCTCAGGCGCATACTCAATGCCATCCAGGGTGATTCCTACATCCCAATCCCCTTTGGCGGAGCCATCGGCCCTTTGAATAAAGGGCTTGAGCTTGACCTCAAAGCCAATGGCCCTGAGGATATTCTGAAACTGGCGCTGTTTTTCATCCCCCCTGTCCACGGCGTAGGCCATCGCCCTGACTATCTCACGATCCTTGGTTGCCTCGGCCCAGAATCGGTTGTAGTCGAAGTTTTGTTGATACGCCTGGCGCGTGGTGTAGTAGACGTTTTGCACATCGACCAGCAGTAGAGCTTTTTGCATTGAACCAACCTTTGCATCTGATCTGAGCGCGCTCAACGGGTGAGGATTGAGTTTTGGCTCTTCGCAACCCGGGTCCGCTCTTTGGGGGAGACATTACTGTAAAAAAGGGCCTGAGTCACTGAGTAATGACAGTCTCTTGGTGACCTTTCTATCAAAGCTCTAGCACCTCGCCATCTTCGGGGATCAGTACCTTGTCCATAAGATCTTGTGTCTCAAGTAAGCGCCGTAGTGTGTGGCGATCGATTGGGCAATGATTCAGGGCCTCCATGTGATTAGCGATGACGCGGCCCGGAGAAAGGCGGATGAAATCCAGAACTTCCTCTTTGGGCATTAACAGAGGTTGGCCCAGATCCATCTGTGCTTGCCCTGCGGCAACTACAGTGATCTTCGGTTTTAACTCATTGAGTGCTCGTTTCACATCTTCGGTCAGTACAGTATCACCGCTTATATAGAGGGAGGGCTCATCGGGCAGCTCAAGGTAGAAGCCGCAGCCATTAGCCATCAAGCGGTGAATCCAGCCATGACCATGTTTTGCAGGAATCGCTGTTATCTTGCCTCCAAGAAAATCCTGGGGCTGCCAATTTTCCAGACCACACATCACTGTTATGCCATATTTTTCCAGATAAACTTTATCTTTGCTTGGAGCTATGACGGGGATCTGGTGTTGGATTAAAAAACGTTCTCCATCTGCATCCAGATGAT from the Dongshaea marina genome contains:
- a CDS encoding SH3 domain-containing protein, which codes for MNRYKLAFTTIAALSLVSAFAWAGTDQIKLYEKPSASSHVIESLHPDAPLVSIFQKADWVKVGDPSNGNTGWIKLDSQPQKNDQSTKTIKTKNGTRTFTKGVVQTPQGPMHYEIVQYQGKPVSGQSQAKLFKTLQAEQLKMNDIFANSWTDMDKMQTNMVKYMAQQQKQMNQLVKEFNQPAKASS
- a CDS encoding DNA-3-methyladenine glycosylase I, encoding MLSAVLCDDGKHRCKWSLSAPEFVDYHDQEWGFPEDDDYRLYEKVCLESFQSGLSWRTILNKRENFRSAFHNFDFNKIARFDESDIERLMLDEGIVRNRKKIEAVINNAKRAQEMVKEEGSLAAFFWQFEPTDPNRAIASTSPESIAMAKALKKRGWKFVGPTTAYAFMQAMGIVNDHNQDCVYWEKVEAARKAFKRP
- a CDS encoding ATP-dependent DNA helicase, whose amino-acid sequence is MVSSLFASDGPLARNISKFSPRKQQTQMAEAVAKAIEQQQCLLVEAGTGTGKTFGYLVPLLKSGKKVVISTGSKALQEQLFLRDLPAITKALEISEPTALLKGRSNYLCLERLGRFAMQGEFQTREQAAEITRVKRWSQHSKDGDVSGIPELRENSDILPFITSTNDNCLGRECSHYESCYLVKARRKAMEAQLVVINHHLFFADISVKDTGFGELLPDAGVYLFDEAHQLPEIATQYFGKALSSRQVFELCKEITIAYRTEAQDSKQLGKAATHLENATRDMRLAFGRDNNRGEWFELLASGSLQGPITRWHDAFNLCYELLKLQLGRGEVLDRCFERVVEFRTLLDQLDGQRQPGYCCWYESHGQNFSLNITPLSIAERFSQEIEKENVSWIFTSATLTVDERFDLFTREMGIETYQQLILGSPFDYQNQSLMLLPRYLPPANQYGRGKLLVKQMLPLFETVRGGIFFLCTSHQLMQEVAGVLRDTCSRNVLLQGEESKQRLLKQFTEDGKAILVATASFWEGVDVQGEALSCVVIDKLPFSSPDDPLMKARVDDCRMAGGDPFAELQLPKAVIALKQGAGRLIRDGSDTGVLVLCDPRLVSRNYGQLFLKSLPPMPRTRERSKAQDFFHSLDKATREFEHE
- the tsaB gene encoding tRNA (adenosine(37)-N6)-threonylcarbamoyltransferase complex dimerization subunit type 1 TsaB — protein: MSMSKILAIDTATEACSAALMVGEQVLTRCEVAPRVHAQRILPLVQSLLDEAGLSLGELDALTFGRGPGSFTGVRIGIGVAQGLAFGAELPLLPVSNLAALAQGMHRICGADRVMTAIDARMSEIYWGRYELDAQGLMRSLEEELVVPPQLIHERLPEQGKEWQLAGTGWEAYPELMQTLTGHSLEGEYLRLPEAQDLLPLAVDALARGETVSAAEATPVYLRDKVTWKKLPGRE
- a CDS encoding lysozyme inhibitor LprI family protein yields the protein MKYAVSFVFLLLMISFRLWAAENCNDAANTLAINQCMAKQSQQAERLLDKYFEASLKRCRENDKLSLATSKEKSAAKGLQQAQSQWLSYRKAQCSAVYQYWADGSIRNAMYLQCMLDLTRQRTHYLWQTYLTYMDSTPPALPDPKS
- a CDS encoding NYN domain-containing protein — protein: MQKALLLVDVQNVYYTTRQAYQQNFDYNRFWAEATKDREIVRAMAYAVDRGDEKQRQFQNILRAIGFEVKLKPFIQRADGSAKGDWDVGITLDGIEYAPEVDLVVLVSGDGDFSLLADKLRDKFGVDVEVYGVPQLTAKSLIDSASRFIPIEGELLLGPPSC
- a CDS encoding MBL fold metallo-hydrolase; translated protein: MKIHHLRSATFVIESGNSFILVDPMLGAMGSLPPFSVMRFKLKRNPLVELPDNSQEILGKVTHALVTHSRCFGFKPLQHSDHLDADGERFLIQHQIPVIAPSKDKVYLEKYGITVMCGLENWQPQDFLGGKITAIPAKHGHGWIHRLMANGCGFYLELPDEPSLYISGDTVLTEDVKRALNELKPKITVVAAGQAQMDLGQPLLMPKEEVLDFIRLSPGRVIANHMEALNHCPIDRHTLRRLLETQDLMDKVLIPEDGEVLEL